The Vulcanimicrobium alpinum sequence CGCACGCGCGAAGACGTCACGTTCTGGTGCGGCGACGACTACATGTTTCTCCCGTCGCTCGCCGTCGGCGGACACGGTTTGATCTCCGTCGCGGGACATCTCGCGTCGGCCGAACTGCGCGCGCTCGCCGACGCGTTCGACGGCGGCGATGCCGATACGGCGGCGCGGATCCACCAAGACCTCGCGCCGCTGGTCGCGGGGCTGTTCGCGGTCAGCAACCCGATCCCGGTGAAGTGGGCGATGTCGACGTACGGGTTCACCGTCGGCGCGTGCCGTTCGCCGCTCAGCCCGATGCCCGACGCGCTCACAGCGACGCTCGAACCGCTGATCGCGCCCTATCGACCGGCGCAGCGCGCCTCGAGCCTGCGGGAAGCATAACACGACGTGACCTCGGCGATGATCTTAGGTTGCCGCGTCGACGCGGTCGGCCGCGACGCGGCCGTCGAGCGGATTGCCGAGCTCGCGCACGGAGACGAACCCGGCATCGTGGTGACGCTCGGCGTCGAGATGGTGATGGCGGCGCAGCGCGACGCGCAGTTCCGGCGCATCATCAACAACGCGGCGCTCGTCACCTGCGACACGATCGGCTTGCTGCTCGCATCGCGCGCTCGCGGCGGCCCCTTGCGCGAACGGGTCACCGGCGTCGAGCTCGTCGGCGCGCTCGCCGCGCGGTCCGCGGCGCGCGGCGACCTGCGGCTCTTTCTGCTCGGCGGCGCCGCCGATACGGCGCGGCGCGCCGCAGCCTCGCTGCGCCGCCAGTATAACGGCGTCACCGTCTCCGGCCTGCGCGACGGATTCTTCACCGAGGACGAGAGCGCGCGGGTCGCCGCCGAGATCCGCGCGAGCGGCGCAAACGTGCTGCTCGCCGGTCTGGGCTCGCCCAAGCAGGAGTACTGGCTCGTTCGCCATCTCGCCGAGACGGGCTGCAGCGCAGGGATCGGCGTCGGCGGTTCGTTCGACGTCTACGCGGGGAACGTCCAGCGTGCGCCGGCGCTGGTGCAGCGTGCTGGCCTCGAGTGGGCATACCGGCTGGTGACGCAGCCGCGCCGCTGGCGGCGGCAGCTCGCGCTGCCGCGGTTCGCCGTCGCCGCGTCGCGCGAAGCACTCGCCTTGCGCAGGAAAGGACAGTCGGAGTGAGCGCACCACCGTCGGGTAACGTATGCGCGCGATGATCCTCGCCGGCGGGATGAGCACGCGGCTCTACCCGCTCACCAAAGAAGTTCCCAAGCCGATCGTTCCCGTCGCCGGCGAGCCGATCAGCGGCCACGTGATGCGCTGGCTGTCGTCGCACGGCTACGACGAGGTCGCGATCAACGTGTTCTACCTCGCTGAGAAGGTCGAGGCGGCGTTCGGTGACGGCAGCGGCTTCGGCGTCGCGCTGCACTACCTGCGCGAACCCGAACTCACCGGAAGCGCCGGCGGCCTCAAGCAGATGGAGGGCTGGTTCGACGAGACGTTCGTTGTCGTCGGCTGCGACGACCTGACCAACGCCGACATCGGCGGGCTGGTGCGCTTTCACAAGGAGCGCAAGGCGCTCGCGACGATCGGGCTGCTCGAAGTCGAGGACGTCGATCAGTACGGCGTCGTCCTGCTCGATCGCGACGGCCGCATCACCGGCTTCCAGGAGAAGCCGCCGAAGGGCACCGAGCAGTCGAAGCTCGCGAACACCGGGATCTACGTCTTCGAGCCGGCGATCTTCGATCGCATTCCGGCCAAGACGTTCTACGATTTCGGCAAGCAGGTCTTCCCCGAACTCCTCGCCGACGGTCTGCCGTTCTACGGGATGCAGTTGCACGGCGCGTACTGGCGCGACGTCGGCACGCCCGAGGAGTACCGGCGCGCGAACGCCGACGTCCTCACCGGCGCGGTGCGGATTACCGGCGAGCGCGCAACCGGCGTTCCGCCCAGCGCGCAGGTCGAGCGCGACGCGGAAATCGCCGGCGCGGTGCGCGTCGGCGAACGCGTGCGGATCGGTGCCGGCGCGCGGATCGTCGGCCCGAGCGTGGTCGGCGACGACGCGGTCGTGGGCGCTGGCGCGCTCGTCGAGCGGACGATCGTGTGGAACGGCGCGCGCATCGGAGCGGGCGCCGTCCTGCGTGACGCGATCGTCGGCGAACGCTACGCGGTCGCGGACGGCGCGCGCCTCGACGGCGCGATCGTCGCGAACGAGCCGGAAGCCGTTTCGCGCTAGCCGTTCGCCGCGCTCGGCGTGAACGACGGGCGTGCTCGATCGTGCTCGCCGTTGGCTCTTTCCTTCCGCCTGCGTCGCTTGCGACGCGCCCGGTCCGGGGCTGTGCGCGTCGTGCGCACCGTCGCCGCGCGAGGCGATCGCGTTCGCGATCGACAGCGTCCCGGGGTTCGCGCTGGGCGCATACGACGGGCCGCTCCGCGACGCGATCGTGGCGATGAA is a genomic window containing:
- a CDS encoding WecB/TagA/CpsF family glycosyltransferase, coding for MILGCRVDAVGRDAAVERIAELAHGDEPGIVVTLGVEMVMAAQRDAQFRRIINNAALVTCDTIGLLLASRARGGPLRERVTGVELVGALAARSAARGDLRLFLLGGAADTARRAAASLRRQYNGVTVSGLRDGFFTEDESARVAAEIRASGANVLLAGLGSPKQEYWLVRHLAETGCSAGIGVGGSFDVYAGNVQRAPALVQRAGLEWAYRLVTQPRRWRRQLALPRFAVAASREALALRRKGQSE
- a CDS encoding NDP-sugar synthase → MILAGGMSTRLYPLTKEVPKPIVPVAGEPISGHVMRWLSSHGYDEVAINVFYLAEKVEAAFGDGSGFGVALHYLREPELTGSAGGLKQMEGWFDETFVVVGCDDLTNADIGGLVRFHKERKALATIGLLEVEDVDQYGVVLLDRDGRITGFQEKPPKGTEQSKLANTGIYVFEPAIFDRIPAKTFYDFGKQVFPELLADGLPFYGMQLHGAYWRDVGTPEEYRRANADVLTGAVRITGERATGVPPSAQVERDAEIAGAVRVGERVRIGAGARIVGPSVVGDDAVVGAGALVERTIVWNGARIGAGAVLRDAIVGERYAVADGARLDGAIVANEPEAVSR